The DNA sequence GCTAGTTCTAGTTTGTAGAAGGATTCGTCTTTTGGACCCTTTTCCATTGCTTATACCAAATTCCTGCAATTACCGTCACACCGAAAACTATCAATACAAAAATATTAGCAGTTTTAAAGCGCTGCCATATAACCGTATAAAATTGACTAAAACTATAAAATAAATAAAAGCAAATCCCGCTCCAAATAAGACAGGCAAAAGCATCTATAAAGATAAATCGAAAAAAATTAAACCGACTTATTCCAGAAGACATAAAAATGCAATTACGTATTCCAAAGGGAATAAAACGTCCGATAAGAAGAGTTAAAAACCCATATCTTTCATAAAAATTTCTGATTTTTTTCATCCGATTTAAATGAAAGATCGATTGAAACCATTTAAATCGAGATAGCTGTGAGCCAAAAAGACGTCCCATCCAATAAGCACACCAAGCGGAAAAGTAACAGCCAAGGACAACACTTGTCAATAAATGCCAAGTGTGTTCTGGCAGAATAGTAGCAGAGATAAAAGCACTGAGCAAAATCAACAAATCTGTACTTAACGGTATATTAAAACCGGCTAAAATAATGGCTCCAAATACATACCAATGCGCATTATGAGCATGACGCGTAATAAGTTCTAATAAATAGTCCATAGCCTTTCTTTTATACCATACTTTCCATTAATTGGATATTTGTTCAGACAAAATATACAGTAAAAACTCAGATTTGAGCTTGTATGAAAAAAAAATTTATTATATCCCAGTAAAGGATATCCTTTAAAAGAGAGGAAATATGCTTTTAAAAAGATATAAAAAACTCATTGTTTTAAGCGTAGCCATTGTCATTTCTTGTTTTTTATTATTGGCTATTTATGGAAAAATGTTTCACCCTTCTGAAAAAATCAAGAAGCTAGAGCATTGGGTTAGTTTTTTCGAAATATGTTTTATTATAGCTCTTTTTATCTGTAGAAATCATTGGTACATATGGGTGATTACAGCTGTAGTTTTTGCTTCATTTGCTGGGTATTCCATTTTTTGGTATAGCATTAAGCTCCCTTGTGCTTGTATGGGGACACTCATTCCTCATGCTTCTTCTTTATATTTTTTTTTAGATCTTATCTTTTTTGCTCTTAGTTTAAGCATGGCGTATCTTTTACAAATAAAACGTTCTGTTCTCTATTTTTGGGGTTTTTTAGGAGGGACTTTTTTTTTAATAGGCTATGCTTTTGCGGAGAAAATTTATCAAAAGTTTATTCTATTATAAGAGGGATATGGAAGAATTAGCGACTTTTGCAGGAGGATGTTTTTGGTGTATACAACATGATTTTGATCATTTGCCGGGTGTTTTACAAACACAGGTTGGTTATACTGGTGGAGATACAAAAAACCCTAGCTATGAAGAGGTTTGTTCTGGAAGAACAGGGCATGTAGAAGCTGTTCAAGTGCTCTATGATCCAAAGCAGATTAGCTATGAAAAACTTCTAGATTTTTACTGGCATCATATTGATCCTACAAGATCTGATGGTCAATTTTGTGATATTGGCTCGCAATATCGGCCAACGATCTTTTATCACAATGCGCAACAAAAAGAGTTAGCAGAGTTTTCTAAAAATGAACTGCATTTATCTTGTTTAGTACAAATTTTGCCAATACAAATCTTTTATCCAGCGGAGCTCTATCACCAACAGTTTTATAAAAAAGATCCTGCAAAGTATCAGTCTTATTCCTTCTATTCAGGAAGAAAAGAGAGATTAAAAGATTTATGGGAAAAGTAGATATCTAGAGTAACATTTCTGCTTATACGACCTCTTGCGGATTTATCTTTAAATCATTAAATATTATTTTCATTGCTTAAGAAAAAAGAAGTGTTGCTGACTTCTTTTTC is a window from the Candidatus Rhabdochlamydia porcellionis genome containing:
- a CDS encoding DedA family protein, yielding MDYLLELITRHAHNAHWYVFGAIILAGFNIPLSTDLLILLSAFISATILPEHTWHLLTSVVLGCYFSAWCAYWMGRLFGSQLSRFKWFQSIFHLNRMKKIRNFYERYGFLTLLIGRFIPFGIRNCIFMSSGISRFNFFRFIFIDAFACLIWSGICFYLFYSFSQFYTVIWQRFKTANIFVLIVFGVTVIAGIWYKQWKRVQKTNPSTN
- the msrA gene encoding peptide-methionine (S)-S-oxide reductase MsrA — translated: MEELATFAGGCFWCIQHDFDHLPGVLQTQVGYTGGDTKNPSYEEVCSGRTGHVEAVQVLYDPKQISYEKLLDFYWHHIDPTRSDGQFCDIGSQYRPTIFYHNAQQKELAEFSKNELHLSCLVQILPIQIFYPAELYHQQFYKKDPAKYQSYSFYSGRKERLKDLWEK